The DNA segment TATGATATGGATTATGCTGATGCGATAGTCCCGATGCCTCAATCCTCAAATTATTTGTTTACAGGTTCATTGTGCAAATTCGGCATAGACTGTAGTTATCGAGGCTTGTATGTAGGGAAGTTGTTGTCGAATGGGGATACGGCATGGGTCAAGAATTTGAATATAATCACCTCGGAAGCAGCCTCAATTACGCAGGATAGAGATGGTGTTCATTATTGGATAGTAGCGCAGGAAGGTGCATTTGATTACCAGCAGCATTTGTTGAAGTTGGATAGTAACGGGGTAGTATTGGCGCATTATACACACATGTATATGGTGGGGAATAATGGGAATGTTGTTTCCAATTGCAGGGGGAAGAGTATGAACAATGGGGACTTGTTAGTGGTGGGTCAGACGACGTTTAGCAGCACCCCTAACATGGCATGGGATGCGTATGTAGGTCGTTATAGGGGCAATGGGGATTTGGTATGGGCCAAGTCATTTAATTTGGGTTATTACACGGAGGGCTATTATGTGGAGGGTATGGCCAATGGCCATTATTGGGTATCAGGCAGTGTGAATAGTTCGATATGGGGTATGGAGTTGGATACGAGTGGGAATGTGGTACGGCAGCATATTTTTTATACGCGCCCGACGTATGCGAAGATATATGCAGGCTATGTCCAACAATTTGTCAATCAGCAATATATTGTAACGATGGGCAATATAGGCTCCCCAACCAAAAAATTTTATGTAGGTCTGTATGATAAAAACTATGTAAAAAAATGGGGACATGAGGAATTAGGTGGTATTCAATTGCCTCATATTACTTCAGATTCTTCGGTGGTGATAGCGGGAGCGCAGGTACCGCCCAATGGTACAGTATCCAAGGCCTTGTTGCGCAAAATATCTATAGATAGTAGTATAGTCTGGAATAATTATTATACGAGTGTATATAATAATACGGCAGTGGTATCCAATATCACCTTCACAGGCGACGGTGATGCTGTTTTTGCAGGTTATATAGATAGTCCCAGTCCTGCTTTTTACGATTTGTATTTTATGAAAGTGGGTGGTATCGGCTTGCCGTATTTGCCAGAGACGGATAGTAGTTGGTTGGTAACGAGTAGCAAGCCAATCATTGGTAATTCATCCAAAGTTAGTATCTACCCGAACCCAGCGCGAGAGGTGCTTAATATTTCCTTTGCCGACTATGTGAAGACGGGGAGTTTGGAGTTATGCAATAGTGTAGGCCAACGACTCAAATCTGTTACTTTGTCAGAAACGAATTTACTAATGCTATCGGTGGCAGACTTACCTGAAGGTATCTATCACTTGCGGCTAGTACAGGACGGCAAAGCTCCCCAATACCAACAAATTCGGCTTATAAAATAATAGTAAATGAATTGATATTCTTGTACATACGCACTGCTGTGCGTATCATTCATGATATTATAATTTACCCATAGAGACGCATTTTAATGCGTCTTTTTTTGATGTGGTAATAAAAAAGGAGCTATTTATTAGCTCCTTTCTCGTTTAATATACGGCTGCGTAATTGATTTCGAAGACGATGTCGGAGGCCAAACCCTCTGTTACTTTCACAGGAAACACTTTCCCATCTCCATCAAAAGAATTAGCATAATACTTTCCTTTTTCCTTCACAAACACGGAGTATTCACCTTCGGGCAGATGCACGGCAAAACAACCGCTTTTCTTTGTCCAAACCGACGCAACCAATTTGGTTTTCGGTTTTTCGTAGAAATTATCATCTGTTTTAGAAATAAGGTCATTCATTTTCGTAACCTTAAAAATAAACACTTCGCGGGCTACGCTTTC comes from the Flexibacter flexilis DSM 6793 genome and includes:
- a CDS encoding T9SS type A sorting domain-containing protein; protein product: MRRNLLLLLLLFLSKVVYSQSVLWEKKYDIYDMDYADAIVPMPQSSNYLFTGSLCKFGIDCSYRGLYVGKLLSNGDTAWVKNLNIITSEAASITQDRDGVHYWIVAQEGAFDYQQHLLKLDSNGVVLAHYTHMYMVGNNGNVVSNCRGKSMNNGDLLVVGQTTFSSTPNMAWDAYVGRYRGNGDLVWAKSFNLGYYTEGYYVEGMANGHYWVSGSVNSSIWGMELDTSGNVVRQHIFYTRPTYAKIYAGYVQQFVNQQYIVTMGNIGSPTKKFYVGLYDKNYVKKWGHEELGGIQLPHITSDSSVVIAGAQVPPNGTVSKALLRKISIDSSIVWNNYYTSVYNNTAVVSNITFTGDGDAVFAGYIDSPSPAFYDLYFMKVGGIGLPYLPETDSSWLVTSSKPIIGNSSKVSIYPNPAREVLNISFADYVKTGSLELCNSVGQRLKSVTLSETNLLMLSVADLPEGIYHLRLVQDGKAPQYQQIRLIK